The region TAAGCACGTACCGCTGCAAAAAACCCCCGAACATGACCCGCGCACGGCACTGCGTGCGTTTTATCAGCCAGACTGCAACCTCGCTGCACAAACAAAGCCGTTTTCAGAAGTACAAGATTGGCTGCCAGACGGCAAGTTACCCGCAGCCACCAGGGCGCTGTGCGAAATGACGGTAAAAGGGCTGGATTACTGGCGCTTTGGAGCCGGGGTGAGTCGACTTAAATCACCGGCTGAGGGGAGCGCAGCTCGTAGCCCGGATATTTTGTGTTACAGCGAGCCAAGGGTGACATGGGACGAATCGGGGCCACAACTTAAAGGTCAGCACGTGGTGCTGTGCGGCAGTGCCATTAAAGGCATACTGGCGCACCGGGTGGCATTTCATTATTGCCGCCTGAACAAGCTATACGCCGAAGCCCGAGCACAGGACAGCCATGAAGACTGGCAAAAACGCGTTGCCGGCGTGGATGAGTTGTTTGGCCACCTGGATGAGCAAGAACACGACAACTCATTTGCCGGCTGTCTGATGGTGGATGACTGCGAAGTGGTGTACCAGGCGAAAGATATTCAGGTGCGCAGCCACACCAGCCTGGACCGTTTTACCGGCGGGGTTCGCAAGGGCGCACTGTATACCGAAGAGCTGCTGTATCAGCCGACTTTGACCATACGAGTCTGGCTGGCTAATGAGGCCAGATTTAAGCAACTGGACACAACCACCAAACAAGCCCTCAAAGCCACCCTCAATGATCTTGAGCAGGGCTTACTGCCGCTCGGGGCTGGCAGCGGAAGAGGCACCAGCCTGCTGCAACCTGGCGCACAAAGCCGGGAAGATTCACAGATGTTAAAGGAGATAGCGCTATGAGCATAGCCGTGTATAACACCTTACGAGCGCAGCAGGGCAGCGCAAAGCGCCTTGGCAGTCAGCTCCCTGAGCTTACAGCAGCACGCCTGATAGTTGAGTCTCAGCTGGTTGATGCACAGCAGCTACAGGAGTCTGTGCAGTCGATAGAAGCAAACGCAGGCTGGGCAATGTGGCGCGATGCTCTGGTGCTGTGCACCACCCTGGACAGCGCGCGTCAGGATGTGATCGAAGGTCAGTGGTGTAACGAGCAAGTGTCGCTAAGCGCCCGGCTGGTGGCACCACAGCAGTATCGGCTGGTGCGCATGCACAGCGAGACAGACACAGGCGCAGATCAGGTATATCGCGATCAGCGTGTATTGTTGCGCGACGGCCTTGACGAACAGCATGCCATTTACCGGCTGTGGTACCAAAAACAAAACACCCCCTTGCTGAGTGAAACCGCAGAGCCCACAGAGCAGTGGGCCTGGCGCCCGGTGGCACAGCAATTTATGGGCTGGCACACAAGCCAGGCCTTACAGAAGGAGAACAGCTAATGGCCCAGGTACATGCCCCTTATCACTTTGTGCCCCTGTCTAAGTGGGTGTATATGCCCGACTGGGCACATCTGGTGAGCCACGACGTGCCGTTTGAGAACGGCCTGAGCGGCACCATTGATTATACGCTGGTGAACCAAACGCCCCTGTGCGTTGGTCAGGAACACGTAAAACAAGACAACGCCCCGACCGGGGTAAAATGGGCCAGAGATCCTCAGAACAACCCGATCATCCCCGGCAGCAGTATTAAAGGGATGCTGCGCAGCGTGCTGGAAATCGCCAGCTTTGGAAAGTTTGGACAGGTGGATAATAGCCACCTGTCCTATCGCGATGTGTCTAGCCACAGCGAATATTTGGACACGGTCAGCAAAAAAAGCAAAGTCGAAGCAGCCTGGTTGCGGTTTGATACCGACAGGCAAAAGTGGCAATTACACCTGTGCCAGTTTGCTAAGGTCAGACACGGACTTATTCAATCCCAGTTGGGGGTGGCGCTGAAGAACGAAGAACCAGCAACCGTTAAATATGGCAAGTTTCCACTGACAAAGGAGGTTTTTGTTACGCCCTATAAGAAAACCATTAAGGGCAAAGACTTTTACTGGGCGGACGATCTGAAAGAAGGTAAATACAAGGCGCATATGGTGTTTTGTAATCATCGGGTTTTTGATGCAACCAGAGCGGACCCGATAGATTATGATTTTAGTTATTGTTTTTACGGAGAGCATAGGCCGGTATCCGTAGCTGATAGCATTTTGGAAGAGCTGGTTCAGAAGTGTTTTAAAAGCCACGATGAAAAGCAGGTGAACTATTTGCAAAAGCATGCCCATGCAGAGTTTGGGATGCCGGTGTTTGCTTTGCTCGATAAACAAGGGAAAACACTGAAATCACTGGGGTTGGCCAGAATGCCCCGGTTAATGTATCAGCACGATTTTCATAGTTTGGCCCAAAACTGGCAGAAAGATGCCTTGAGCGAGCATGTATTTGACCTGGCAGAATGCATGTTTGGCACACTCAGAGACAAAGGACTCAGTCTGAAAAGCCGGATCAGCTTTTCGGATGCAAGGCTAGCTAATAAAACCAAGAGCGAAATGTCACCTGTGGTGACCCTGGGTGGCCCAAAGCCGAGCTTTTTAGCAACTTATGTTGAACAAAAGAAGGCAGTAATGAGTACATAGATTACAACGCTAAGTACGCGCGCTTATCTGGCTGGAAGCGCTATGTGGCCCAGCCTGGGTTCAGCTCTAACTACACCGGGCCAAAGTCAGCAGATGAAGAGGAAAACACTGAGGTACAAAGTCAGCTCGAATTTGTAGCGGTAGGCACACAATTTCGGGGCCGGATTGTGTTTCATAACCTGCTCCCTGAGGAGTTGGGGGCGCTGTTGTGGACCATTAAGTTTGGCAAGCAAGCGGATGTATACCATCAGTTAGGACATGGTCGGAGCTTGGGAGCGGGCCTTGTTAAAATACAAGATCTGACCCTGAATAATGCTTATGCGGAGCAAAGCGCATCGCCCGAGGCACTAATAGATGGGTTTGAACAGCATATGAATGCACGACATCCACAGCAAGACACGCAAAGCTGGACGCACAGCCCGCAGATACAGCACCTGCTGGCGATGGCAAACCCGACACTGCATACTCAGCGGAACCTGCGTTATATCCCTTATGAACAAAAAGCGAAAGACAGTCAGTACAGACAGATCCAGAACAGTAAGGCGTCACTACCTGGGTTGACAGTGAATGACGAACTGTTAGGGCGGATGGAGTCGACTCAGGTCAGTGACACCGGCTCGGCGAGTTTTGCCAAAGGCCGACTCTGTGAGCTGGTCGATAAAAAGACCCAAGCCAGTACTTGGTTTAAAGATAAGCTCTTAAAGTCAAAGCGTTATGAAAGGGAGCGTGATGAAGCACTTGAAAGTCAGCGAGAGGCCGACAGAATCACCCAGTTGCAGTCTTCAAGCGGAGATCAGCGAGGGTTAGATGATGTACTGGCGCTGAGAGAAACACTCAAAACGGTGGAGAGACATGTACGACCTAGCTTAAATAGCAAGATTTTTGAGCTGCTGGGCCAAGTTGTTGAGGGCGAGATGTCATTGATTGCCGCGCAGGAACTGATAGCGATCGCCAGTGACGAAGATGTCTCTGATTACCTGAATGTAGGGAAAAAAAAGCAACGGGACTATCAAAGAAGACTCAAAGCGGCGCAGCAATTTGTGGAGCAAAGTACATGAATGCCTCTCTGAACGCGGTAGCCGGGCACTTTACCATTTTACCTCTGCGCCTGACGTTTAGGCTGGGGGCTGATTGCGAATTGCCGGTATTTAAAGGCAGTATGTGGCACGGCTGGCTGGGCCAGGCATTAAAAAGCCATGATGAGCATGCCTTTTTTGTGCTCTTTGGTGAACATGCCGAAGGCCAGCCCAAACCTTACTCGGTGGTGGTTGAAGATGATCAGCGCAGTCACTGGCGTAAAGGCGAGCTTATCCACTTTACCCTGTATTTGTTCGCAGAGGTATGCCAGCTGGCAGAGCGAATAGTTGATGCCTTACAGGCGGGCTGCCGCCTCGGGCTGGGCAAGGCCCGTACTCAGGTACAACTACTGAGTGTGGCCAGCCAAACACCCAGCGGGCTTAAACCGGGCATTCAGCCATCCGTCCTCGGCAGCTGGCTCACGCCAATAGATAGCGGGTTTTCTCAGGAAGTGGCACTGGAATTTGTGACCCCGTTAAGGCTCAAAGTGGCACAACAACAGCTGCGCAAGTCGCCACCGCTGGCCATTTTGTGCCAGCAAATAAAACGGCGGCTGACCTTGCTGACCCGCTTCTGGTTATGTGACGACAACACTTTGCTGCAAGGGTTACACCAGTCACTCCCGGTGCTGGGTCAGCATGAACACAGCGATTTTATGTATTTTGAAAACTGGCAGCGTTTTTCAAACAAACAACAGGCGCAGATCCCATTCGGCGGCATGAAAGGCCAATCCAGCTACTGCGGCGAAATAGCCGACGCCATCCCCTGGCTGCAACTGGGCGAGCTCATCGGCATCGGCGGCAAAACCACCTTCGGCCTCGGCCGCTATCGGTTAATCGCCTGATAAGCATTTGAATAAGCGCCAAGGCGCAACGCTCTTTAACAATTTGGAAATTGGATTGTCACCCGGCCCAAAGCTGTGAAAGCAGGGCCTGGTGATCCCTGTTTCTGGGATTAAGATGGATTGAACGCGTCCATACAGATTTTACCATCTTCATTAGGATACTCCCCGTTTGATAGGCTGAGAGCCGCCCGGAAAAAGCACTGCGTTTTCAGGCTCGACGGTGAGGCCTTGGATGGTCGATTCTGGCGAACGCACAACTTAGCGCTTCATGGACGAATCAAAGTGCACATTACTGACCCATTGGACGCTCCCCGTTTAACTATCCAGCTTCGAGCACCGTAATGACCAACGACTCATCGTCATTCCGCACTTGATGCGGAATCTACCGTCAGACAACGCCGTTTGCGCTAACCTGTGGTTCTCACTAAAACCCCGGGAGGTTAGCGCTCGTATAAGCTCATGTTTATTGTGAGATTATGGAAGTTGGCTGCTTAGAGAGCTGCTGCTTGGGTTGGTTTTGAGCGAGGTTAGCGCAAAAGTCGGCTTTAGGCCTTGTAATATTTGGGCTGAGGAGCAGTCCGCTGCATTCCCCGCGCGAGAGGGGATTGAGACACCTTTCGTTCTGCGTAATAATGCTGGTCGCAATGCTGCATTCCCCGCGCGAGAGGGGATTGAGACCAGTTCAGTTGCTATAGGTCAAAAAGAATTGCCGCTGCATTCCCCGCGCGAGAGGGGATTGAGACACACCGCTGGAACTAAAACAGGTGGGGTATGTTGCTGCATTCCCCGCGCGAGAGGGGATTGAGACAAGAAGCCAAAGAGGCTACGATTGTTACCTACAGTTTGATATTCTCAGGTGTAAGCGCGAGGCAATGGACGCCGATTCTGGCGAACGCGCCACTTGGCACTTCATGGACGAATCAATGTGCACATTATTGAACTATTTGGACATTCCCCGCTTGATAGGGGATTAAGACCGAATGTTTTTACTGTATACAGCAAAAGCTTTATTGTTTGGATACTCCCTGCTTTTGGATCGTGATTACCAACCATTCACAGTCATTCCGCACTCGCTGCGGAATCTACCAACAAGCAACTCGGAAATAGCGTTGTGATTAGGCTGGCAGTCGCAACCGAACATCTATTTGCTTGTAAGCAGATACCGGATCAAGTCCGGTATGACGGCGGTGTGGGAGTTTGATTCGGTGCAGAGGTTTGGCAATTGGTAAGGACTGACAAACTGAATAATACTAGTGATTTATCCACCGCCCGAGCCCACGGCAGGCAAGAATTCTGAAAGGAAGGGTTTGGATGCTCCCCGTTTTATAGGGGATTAAGACGTTAGTGGTACCATCAACAAAGGCATATAACGCGAGTTTGGATACTCCCCGTTTGACCATTTTGCTTTGTGCACAATGATTGCCTACTACTCACCGTCATTCCGCACTTGATGCGGAATCTACCTTCAGACAACGCCGTTTGCGCTAACCTGTGGTTTTCACGAAAACCCCGGGAAGTTAGCGCTCGAGTAAGTTCATGTTTATTATCATATTGTGTAATTTTGATATGCAGAATGCGTCTGCTTTGGTCAAAACTGACCGAGGTTAGCGCAAAAGTCTGTTTATGGCTTCGTAATATAAGGGCTTTAGAGCAGACTGCTGTATTCCCCGCGCGAGAGGGGATTGAGACATCACGGTCCTCACCATTATTTAGGTTCTTGACCCGCTGCATTCCCCGCGCGAGAGGGGATTGAGACATTTATTGGGTGTGGGCGCCGACAGCATTGAGATAGCTGCATTCCCCGCGCGAGAGGGGATTGAGACATCTCGTTCAAACCAGTGTGTTGTGTAAATACGGCTGCATTCCCCGCGCGAGAGGGGATTGAGACACCGTCCCTAAACCAATCTGATTCGACGTATACGCTGTGCTCCCCGCACGAGAGGGGATTGAGACCTCCCCATGAACGCGATAACCAGCGCCATACCGGCTGTACTCCCCGTTTGATAGGGGGTTCAGACTTTTGAGTCGCTTTCCACTCCTCTGCTAATTGAACGTTTGGCTAACGTGTCATCATTGGCTGTATTCCCCGCACGAGAGGGGATTAAGACGTTTCTGGGTATTCGTGACAGTATGTCGGATAAGAGTTTGGATGCTCCCCGGTTGATAGGGGATTAAGACATCAGCGATTCTTGACCAATTTTGATCTATTACGGTTGGACGCTCCCCGGTTGATAGGGGGTTAAGACAACATGGCACATCTGGCATATCTCGATAATTACGGCTGCGTTTCCCGTACGAGAGGGGATTGAGACTTTTTAGCCAAGAAACGCCTTTGCTACAGAGTTTGCTGCATTCCCCGCACGCGAGGGGATTAAGACGACTTTTTCTTAACTGGGGCAACAAGGTGTTTATTGTTTGGATATTCCCGTTTGATAGGGAGTTAAGACTCGTCTTGGTCTTCTTCATAGTCTTCGTCTCGAAGACTTTCAGTTGATATGGTGTATACAGCTTAAACAGAACAACACCTCAGCAGTGCATATTGCACTCGAAACTGAGTTTATCTGCATACAATACCTTTTTGCGCTAACCCTTGGTTCTCACGAAAACCCGGGTGGGTTAGCGTTCTTGTAAGTTAATGTTTATTATTACATTGTATGGTTTAGATACGCAGCATGCGCTTATTTGGGTCCTGTTTGAGCTAGGTTAGCGCTTCATGGACGAATCAATGTGCACATTACTGACCTACTTGATATTCCCCGCTTGATAGGGGGTTAAGACAAATAAACCTGAATTAAAAAGTACGGAGACATGCTTGGATACTCCCCGTTTGATAGGGGGTTAAGACACTCCGCTATTTAGAACATTACGAAAGACATCGTCTGGTTGGATACTCCCCGTTTGACTATCCAGCTTTTTACACAGTGCTTGCCAACCACTCACCGTCATTCCGCACTTGATGCGAAATCTACCTTCAGACAACGCCGTTTGCGCTAACCTGTGGTTCTCACGAAAACCCCGGGAGGTTAGCGCAAAAGCAGGTTTCTGGCCTTGTGATATATAGGTTGTGGAGCAGACCGCTGCGTTCCCCGCACGAGAGGGGATTGAGACGTTTTTTCGTACAACCAGCTTTCAACGGTCTTCGCTGTGTAGTGGTCAACTAATCCCGGACAGTAAATAAAGTTTTTCTTCCGCAGCAGCTGGCGCGATCATTTCATTGTTGCTGTGTGGCCTTTGCCAGTTGTAGTAGTCCGTTTAATTGATGTTTATCTTACCAATACCAGTTTGGATACTCCCCGTTTGATAGGGGATTAAGACTGTCTTAAGAACTGCTTATCCTCTTCAGGTGTATGTTTGGATACTCCCCGTTTGATAGGGGATTAAGACCTCTTTTTGGCTTAGAGAGTATCGGCGTTTAAGTTTGGATACTCCCCGTTTAATAGGGGATTAAGACGCTACCAGCCAGTCGAATTGCGTTATGTCTGTTAGTTTGGATACTCCCCGTTTGATAGGGGATTAAGACCGAATGTTTTTACTGTATACCGCAAAAGCTTTATTGTTTGGATACTCCCTTGCTTTTGTGCAACGTGATTACCAACCATTCACAGTCATTCCGCACTCGCTGCGGAATCTACCAACAAGCAACTCGGAAATAGCGTTGTGATTAGACTAGCAGTCGCAACCGAACATCTATTTGCCCGTAAACAGATACCGGATCAAGTCCGGTATGACGGCGGTGTGGGAGTTTGATTCGATGCAGAGGCTTGGCAATTGGTAAGGACTGACAAACTGAATAATACTAGCGACTTATCCACTGTCCGAGTCCACGGCTGGCAAGGCCTCAGAAAGTAAGGGTTTGGATACTCCCCGTTTGATAGGCTGAGAGCCGCCCGGGAAAAGCACCGCTTTTTCAGGCTCGAAGGTGAGGCCTTGGATGGCCGATTCTGGCGAATGCACCACTTACTGCTTCATGGATGAATCAATGTGCACATTATTGACCTACTGGATACTCCCCGTTTGATAGGGGATTAAGACTTACTAAACTCAGTATTGAAAGTCCCTGAGACAGGTGGTTTGGATGCTCCCCGTTTGATAGGCTGAGAGCCGCCCGGAAAAAGCACCGCTTTTTCAGGCTCGAAGGTGAGGCCTTGGATGGCCGAACAGGTTAGCGCTTCATGGACGAATTACCTGCACATTACAGACCTATTGGATACTTCCCTCGTGACTATCCAGTTTTGTGCACAGTGATGATCAACCACTCACCGTCATTCCGCACTTGATGCGGAATCTACCTTCAGACAACGCCGTTTGCGCTAACCTGTGGTTCTCACGAAAACCCCGGGAGGTTAGCGCTCGTGTAAGCTTATGTTTATTATGATATTGTGTAACTTTGATATGCAGATTGCGTCTGCTTTGGTCAAATTTGACCGAGGTTAGCGCAAAAGCAGGTTTCTGGCCTTGTGATATATGGGCTGAGGAGCAGGCCGCTGCATTCCCCGCGCGAGAGGGGATTGAGACATTTTCCAGGTGATTGGTATAGGCCTGCTCCAGCGCTGCATTCCCCGCGCGAGAGGGGATTGAGACATTATCATGTATTGAGAGTAGGAAAGCGTTGGGTGCTGCATTCCCCGCGCGAGAGGGGATTGAGACCATGAGTGGGCGGCGATTATCGAAAAAAAATGGGCTGCATTCCCCGCGCGAGAGGGGATTGAGACCAGGTGCCAGCGCTGGGTAGCCGAATCTCGCACGCTGCATTCCCCGTGCGAGAGGGGATTGAGACGCCTGACGATGTAGTCACCGACAACCGGCGCTTGCTGCATTCCCCGCTTGATAGGGGATTAAGACCGAATGTTTTTACTGTATACAGCAAAAGCTTTATTGTTTGGATACTCCATGCTTTTGGATCGTGATTACCAACCATTCACAGTCATTCCGCACTCGCTGCGGAATTTACCAGCAAGCAACTCGGAAATAGCGTTGTGATTGGACTGGCTGTCTCAACCGAACATTCTATTTGCCTGTAAGTAGATACCGGATCAGGTCTGGTATGACAGAGGCGGAGTATTTGGTTTTGTGCTGAGGTTTGGCAATTGATAATGATTGACAAACTGAATAATACTTACTACTTATCCACCGTCCGAGCCCACGGCTGGCAAGAACTCTGAAAGCAAGGGTTTGGATGCTCCCCGTTTGATAGGGGATTAAGACTTTAAACAACAGAACTAAAAGAAAAACAAATTCTGGTTGGATGCTCCCTGTTTGATAGGGGATTAAGACACTGAATTTTATCACCGCTATCACAAGTTTTTTTGTTGGATGCTCCTCGTTTGATAGGCTGAGAGCCGCCCGGAAAAAGCACTGCTTTTTCCGGCTCGAAGGTGAGGCCCTGGATGGCCGAACTGGTTAGCGCTTCATGGATAAATCAATGTGCACATTATTGACCTACTGGATGCTCCCCGGTTGATAGGGGATTAAGACCAAAGATATACCGTTCAGTTGCCTCTACTGTTTCTGGTTGGATGCTCCCCGTTTGATAGGCTGAGAGCCGCCCGGAAAAAGCACCGCTTTTTCAGGCTCGAAGGTGAGGCTTTGGATGGCCGATCCTGGCGAACGCGCCACTTAGCGCTTCATGGGCGAATCAAAGTGCACATCGCTGACCTATCGGATATTTGCTACCACCGTTAAGCCATTAACTGAATAACTCAAGCAGGGTAAAAAGTTATCTACAGAATTAATAATCAAATCTGATTACTCGGCATCAGCTCATAAACCTGACAAATGTTTATGTATCTGAAGTGAGTAAGTCATTACGGCTATCCACAAATCAATCGTTCAAAAGGATAGTGGAAAGAATAAGCTGTAGATTGTCATCATTATTTTTTATCAATTTCAATTGGATAGTTAGAAAAGTGGATAAGAATATGACAAACTCATCGGTACTGACAGGGTTGGCTTTTTGGGCAATAATACAACTTATTGAAAGTTAATTATAAATATATTATTGATGTAAGTAATCTCGCAATTTTTTTGTAAGATATTGACACTTAATGACAAACTGAACAATACTAGTGACTTATCCACCGCCCGAGCCCACGGCTGGCAAGGCCTCTGGAAGTAAGGGGTTGGATGCTCCCCGTTTGATAGGCTGAGAGCCGCCCGGAAAAAGCACCGCTTTTTCAGGCTCGAAGGTGAGGCCCTGGACGGCCGATTCTGGCGAACGCACCACTTACTGTTTCATGGACGAATCAATGTGCACATTATTGAACTATTGAATACTCCCAGTTTGATAGGGGATTAAGACAATTTTAAAACTGTAGCCTTCAAAGTGTTGAACTGGTTGGATGCTCCCCGTTTGATAGGCTGAGAGCCGCCCGGAAAAAGCACTGCTTTTTCCGGCTCGAAGGTGAGGCTTTGGATGGCCGAACCTGGCGAACGCGCCACTTAGCGCTTCATGGGCGAATCAAAGTGCACATCGCTGACCTATAGGATATTTGCTACCACCGTTAAGCCATTAACTGAATAACTCAAGCAGGGTAAAAAGTTATCTACAGAATTAATAATCAAATCTGATTACTCGGCATCAGCTCATAAACCTGACAAATGTTTATGTATCTGAAGTGAATAAGTCATTACGGCTATCCACAAATCAATCGTTCCAAAGGATAGTGGAAAGAATAAGCTGTAGATTGTCATCGTTATTTGTTATCAACTTCAGGGGATTGAGACATCCATAAAGAATTAGGCCAAATAGTGCAGAATGCTGTATTCCCCGCGCGAGAGGGTATTGAGACACACTGCGCAACCTGTCAGGATCTCCATGATATAGCTGCATTCCCCGCACGAGAGGGGATTGAGACTCTGGTTATTTTTTTCAGTCATCAAATTACTCATGCTGCATTCCCCGCGCGAGAGGGGATTGAGACCCACGCTGAGACAACGTGCTCCCACTCGATACGGCTGCATTCCCCGCGGAAAAAACACAAAAACAAAGAAAAACACAAAAACAAAGAAAAACACAAAAACAAAGACACCCAGCCTTACTTGTTCTAGTTACCGGTCCATTGACTATGAATACGATTGCTTCTGCGAATAAAAAGCGAAAAGTTTCAGTAGTCAGATTGTACGGATGAGTAACTCCAGCTGAAACAGTAGTTATTTGGTGTTTTTGAGCATGGTTATACCATTTTGACTAATTAACTGGTCAGATTTATCCAGTCCCTGAAGCACAATGATTTCACCCTGTCAGCACATGAGATAAACGCATTCCATGCTTCG is a window of Pseudoalteromonas sp. R3 DNA encoding:
- a CDS encoding RAMP superfamily CRISPR-associated protein, with the translated sequence MKHYLLARLLVSNVAPMAISSGGREHNFDTQLARDANGLPYLPATSVTGVWRSLVLRELGKAQCDAIFGSSELRSSLTVSHGVVVDKQHQPVRACQSQQQLEQDDYLASLLLARPHHRERVAINDRGVAKHNAKFDQLLLPAGVRFVLTVKYEFDSAHLAQNEAKRYFAQVLSVWQQRQFALGGSTRNGLGQMALLGLDVKHVPLQKTPEHDPRTALRAFYQPDCNLAAQTKPFSEVQDWLPDGKLPAATRALCEMTVKGLDYWRFGAGVSRLKSPAEGSAARSPDILCYSEPRVTWDESGPQLKGQHVVLCGSAIKGILAHRVAFHYCRLNKLYAEARAQDSHEDWQKRVAGVDELFGHLDEQEHDNSFAGCLMVDDCEVVYQAKDIQVRSHTSLDRFTGGVRKGALYTEELLYQPTLTIRVWLANEARFKQLDTTTKQALKATLNDLEQGLLPLGAGSGRGTSLLQPGAQSREDSQMLKEIAL
- a CDS encoding TIGR03986 family CRISPR-associated RAMP protein codes for the protein MAQVHAPYHFVPLSKWVYMPDWAHLVSHDVPFENGLSGTIDYTLVNQTPLCVGQEHVKQDNAPTGVKWARDPQNNPIIPGSSIKGMLRSVLEIASFGKFGQVDNSHLSYRDVSSHSEYLDTVSKKSKVEAAWLRFDTDRQKWQLHLCQFAKVRHGLIQSQLGVALKNEEPATVKYGKFPLTKEVFVTPYKKTIKGKDFYWADDLKEGKYKAHMVFCNHRVFDATRADPIDYDFSYCFYGEHRPVSVADSILEELVQKCFKSHDEKQVNYLQKHAHAEFGMPVFALLDKQGKTLKSLGLARMPRLMYQHDFHSLAQNWQKDALSEHVFDLAECMFGTLRDKGLSLKSRISFSDARLANKTKSEMSPVVTLGGPKPSFLATYVEQKKAVMST
- the cas6 gene encoding CRISPR system precrRNA processing endoribonuclease RAMP protein Cas6, which encodes MNASLNAVAGHFTILPLRLTFRLGADCELPVFKGSMWHGWLGQALKSHDEHAFFVLFGEHAEGQPKPYSVVVEDDQRSHWRKGELIHFTLYLFAEVCQLAERIVDALQAGCRLGLGKARTQVQLLSVASQTPSGLKPGIQPSVLGSWLTPIDSGFSQEVALEFVTPLRLKVAQQQLRKSPPLAILCQQIKRRLTLLTRFWLCDDNTLLQGLHQSLPVLGQHEHSDFMYFENWQRFSNKQQAQIPFGGMKGQSSYCGEIADAIPWLQLGELIGIGGKTTFGLGRYRLIA